In Quercus robur chromosome 11, dhQueRobu3.1, whole genome shotgun sequence, the following proteins share a genomic window:
- the LOC126705854 gene encoding abscisate beta-glucosyltransferase-like — protein MSNSLSLRTSMNSEAPQVEMYFFPYVGGGHQIPMIDIARLFASHGAKSTIIVTPTNALQFQNSILRDQNSGHPISIHALQLLDGAVSPDSDMSATPSTDTTVLREPLKLFLIEHKPDCIVFDMFHRWAAELFDELRIRRIVFNGSGCFPRCVKENIRKYEPHEKVGSDYEPFLVPGLPDRIELTRSQLPVFLRDKSGRSDRMAKDEEKSFGAVVNSFYELEPAYADYFRKEMGKKAWLVGPASLCNKNTTDKAERGKQADQSCLRWLDEKEPNSVLYISFGSKPSFAPGQFLEVAHALEASNYSFIWVVGKTFKDEERCLPGGFEERIKESKKGVIIRGWAPQLLILEHGAVGGFMTHCGWNSMLEGVCCGVPMITWPLSAEQFSNEKLVTDVLGIGVQVGSMEWMSFSSEKKALVVREKVEVGVKRMMSGGDEIVEMRKRAKELAEKAKKAVQVGGSSSIDADALIEELKSSKKMRVDSGG, from the coding sequence ATGTCCAACTCTCTGTCTCTTAGAACATCCATGAACTCAGAAGCTCCTCAAGTCGAAATGTACTTCTTTCCTTATGTGGGTGGAGGTCATCAAATCCCAATGATAGACATAGCAAGACTCTTTGCTTCCCACGGAGCCAAATCCACAATCATAGTCACACCCACAAATGCTCTTCAGTTCCAAAACTCCATCCTCCGTGACCAAAACTCTGGCCACCCAATTTCCATCCACGCTCTCCAATTACTAGACGGTGCCGTCTCACCTGACTCAGACATGTCAGCCACCCCTTCCACTGACACCACAGTCCTCCGAGAGCCTCTGAAACTCTTCCTCATTGAACACAAACCCGACTGCATTGTCTTCGACATGTTTCACCGTTGGGCTGCTGAGCTTTTCGATGAGCTCCGAATTAGAAGGATTGTTTTCAATGGTAGTGGGTGCTTTCCTCGCTGTGTTAAAGAGAATATAAGAAAGTATGAACCTCATGAGAAAGTGGGTTCGGATTATGAGCCTTTTTTGGTTCCGGGTCTTCCTGATCGGATCGAGTTGACAAGGTCTCAGCTTCCTGTTTTTCTTAGAGACAAATCTGGGCGCTCTGATAGGATGGcgaaagatgaagaaaagagtTTTGGGGCTGTGGTTAATAGTTTCTACGAATTGGAGCCAGCTTATGCAGACTATTTCAGAAAGGAGATGGGAAAGAAGGCTTGGCTTGTAGGACCAGCTTCTCTATGTAACAAAAATACTACAGATAAGGCTGAGAGAGGCAAGCAAGCCGATCAAAGTTGTTTAAGGTGGTTGGATGAGAAAGAACCCAATTCAGTTCTTTATATTAGTTTTGGAAGCAAACCCAGCTTTGCTCCTGGACAGTTCCTTGAGGTTGCTCATGCTCTTGAGGCTTCCAATTATTCATTCATTTGGGTAGTTGGAAAAACCTTCAAAGATGAAGAACGTTGTCTTCCTGGAGGATTTGAAGAGAGGATTAAGGAATCAAAGAAGGGTGTGATAATAAGAGGGTGGGCACCTCAGTTGTTGATATTAGAACATGGTGCTGTGGGAGGGTTTATGACTCATTGTGGATGGAACTCTATGTTAGAGGGAGTTTGTTGTGGTGTGCCTATGATTACATGGCCACTCTCTGCTGAACAGTTCTCCAATGAGAAATTGGTTACTGATGTGTTGGGGATTGGAGTTCAAGTTGGGAGCATGGAGTGGATGTCTTTTAGTTCTGAAAAGAAAGCGTTGGTTGTGAGGGAGAAGGTGGAGGTGGGAGTGAAAAGGATGATGAGTGGTGGTGATGAGATTGTAGAGATGAGAAAAAGAGCTAAAGAGCTTGCAGAGAAGGctaagaaagctgttcaagtAGGTGGATCTTCGTCTATAGATGCTGATGCCTTAATTGAGGAGCTTAAATCCTCAAAGAAAATGAGAGTCGATAGTGGAGGGTAA
- the LOC126706859 gene encoding scopoletin glucosyltransferase-like — protein sequence MGSKGGQLHIFFFPFMAQGHMIPAIDMAKLFATRGVKATFVTTPLNMPVVSKTFEKTKARGINIDIKIIKFPAVEAGLPEGCENIDSLNSSDMIPTFVLATSMLQQPLEELIQEYQPSCIVADMLFPWAVDVAAKFGIPRLEFYGTSFFSMSAGHCIGQYEPHKKVSSDSETFVIPNFPGEIKLTRMQLPDFARQEVETDFSKFLKEASKSALRSYGVVVNSFYELEPDYIDHYRNVLGRKAWHIGPVSLCNKDTKDKALRGKEASIDEHECLKWLATKKPNSVVFICFGSTSKFSDSQLMEIAMGLEASRQQFIWVVRKGKNEKAEEDWLPKEFEKRMEGKGLIIRGWAPQILILDHEAVGGFVTHCGWNSTLEGVTAGVPMVTWPVAAEQFYNEKLVTQVLKIGVSVGAQQWIRMVGDGIKREAIQKAVRQIMVGKEAEEMRGEAKVLGEMARRAVEEGGSSYSDLNALIEELKSHCP from the coding sequence ATGGGTAGCAAAGGTGGCCAGCTTCACATATTCTTCTTCCCTTTCATGGCTCAAGGTCACATGATACCGGCCATAGATATGGCCAAGCTATTTGCAACGCGAGGTGTGAAGGCAACCTTTGTCACTACTCCTCTCAACATGCCTGTAGTCtccaaaacatttgaaaaaacCAAAGCTCGCGGCATCAATATTGATATCAAAATCATCAAGTTCCCAGCTGTAGAGGCTGGCTTGCCAGAAGGATGTGAGAACATTGACTCATTGAATTCCTCAGATATGATTCCCACTTTTGTCCTAGCCACTTCAATGCTTCAACAACCACTTGAGGAACTAATTCAAGAGTACCAACCTAGTTGCATTGTCGCTGACATGCTCTTTCCATGGGCAGTTGATGTTGCAGCTAAATTTGGTATTCCAAGGCTTGAATTCTATGGTACCAGTTTTTTTTCAATGTCTGCAGGACATTGTATCGGGCAATATGAACCTCACAAGAAAGTTTCATCTGATTCTGAAACTTTTGTCATTCCTAACTTTCCGGGGGAGATAAAGTTGACAAGGATGCAACTGCCAGACTTCGCTCGGCAAGAAGTTGAAACAGACTTTTCCAAGTTCTTGAAAGAAGCTTCCAAATCAGCGTTGAGGAGCTATGGGGTTGTTGTTAATAGCTTCTATGAGCTTGAACCGGATTATATAGATCATTACAGAAACGTTTTGGGAAGAAAGGCATGGCATATAGGTCCAGTTTCATTATGCAACAAGGATACTAAAGATAAAGCCCTAAGGGGAAAGGAAGCTTCCATTGATGAACATGAATGTTTGAAGTGGCTTGCTACAAAGAAACCCAATTCGgttgtatttatttgttttgggaGTACATCAAAATTTAGTGATTCTCAACTCATGGAGATTGCTATGGGTCTTGAGGCTTCTAGACAACAATTCATTTGGGTTGTGAGGAAAggcaaaaatgaaaaagcagAGGAAGATTGGTTACCAAAAGAATTTGAGAAAAGAATGGAAGGTAAGGGACTAATTATACGAGGTTGGGCACCCCAAATATTGATTCTTGACCATGAAGCGGTTGGAGGATTTGTAACTCATTGTGGGTGGAACTCGACCTTGGAAGGAGTGACGGCAGGGGTGCCCATGGTCACATGGCCTGTGGCAGCTGAGCAATTTTACAATGAGAAGTTAGTGACTCAAGTACTGAAAATTGGGGTTAGTGTTGGTGCGCAGCAATGGATTAGAATGGTTGGAGATGGTATTAAGAGGGAAGCAATACAGAAGGCAGTAAGACAAATTATGGTGGGCAAAGAAGCTGAGGAAATGAGAGGCGAGGCCAAGGTACTTGGGGAGATGGCAAGGAGGGCTGTTGAAGAAGGAGGATCATCCTACTCTGATTTGAATGCATTAATTGAAGAATTAAAGTCACATTGCCCTTGA